Proteins from a genomic interval of Vreelandella profundi:
- a CDS encoding (2Fe-2S)-binding protein — protein MTLTLTVNGQEHELAVSPHTPLLNVLRNDLALNGPKYGCGLGECGACSVLIDGMAARTCVLPVSAAVGHNVITLDGLASNGQLDPVQQAFIEAQAAQCGYCLNGMIITVRALLNHNAQPSAQQIRTALEHNLCRCGTHVEILQAAQLAVDLNASRLQEPLHE, from the coding sequence ATGACGCTAACGTTGACAGTCAATGGACAAGAGCATGAGTTGGCGGTGTCCCCGCATACGCCGCTACTCAATGTGCTGCGTAATGACCTAGCGCTTAATGGCCCTAAATACGGCTGTGGCTTGGGCGAATGTGGTGCATGCAGTGTATTGATCGATGGCATGGCCGCACGAACGTGCGTGCTACCCGTGTCCGCTGCCGTTGGCCATAACGTCATCACGCTTGACGGGCTGGCCAGCAACGGCCAGCTTGATCCTGTTCAGCAAGCCTTCATTGAGGCTCAAGCAGCCCAGTGTGGCTATTGTCTGAACGGTATGATCATCACCGTTCGTGCGCTGCTAAATCATAATGCACAGCCTTCTGCACAACAGATTCGTACAGCGCTTGAGCATAATCTGTGCCGCTGCGGTACCCACGTTGAAATTTTGCAAGCAGCGCAACTTGCGGTCGACCTCAATGCGAGCCGATTGCAGGAGCCACTTCATGAGTGA
- a CDS encoding FAD-dependent monooxygenase: MKNKPTIAVIGAGLGGAAAGALLQQAGYPTKVYEQAPAFSRLGAGIHLGPNVMKVMRRIGIEEKLNAMGSHPDYWFSRNGMTGEYQSRIPLGEFALENYGAAYITVHRGDLHELMVSTLDQDNLHFDKRLVDVDDSGDKVVMTFADGSIEEADLVIGADGVNSRLREKLLGTEAPIYSGWVAHRAIISAEKLKAYDLDFEACVKWWSEDRHMMVYFVTGDEKEYYYVTGVPEPDWNHGTSFVDSSQEEMRTAFKGYHPTVQALIDCTESVTKWPLLERNPLPLWHENRLVLLGDACHPMKPHMAQGAAMAIEDAAMLVRCLEDVGADNYQDAFELYRTNRFERASRVQQVSHDNTWLRADEDPAWVFAYDAFEVPLKQPDAINEGSPV, encoded by the coding sequence ATGAAAAATAAACCCACCATTGCAGTCATTGGCGCAGGCCTTGGCGGTGCCGCGGCTGGCGCATTGCTGCAGCAAGCGGGCTATCCCACCAAGGTGTACGAACAAGCGCCGGCTTTTTCTCGTCTGGGCGCGGGGATTCACCTTGGCCCCAACGTTATGAAAGTCATGCGACGTATCGGCATTGAGGAAAAACTGAATGCCATGGGGTCACACCCCGATTACTGGTTCAGCCGTAACGGCATGACGGGGGAATATCAGTCGCGTATCCCGCTGGGTGAGTTTGCTCTCGAAAACTACGGGGCAGCCTATATCACCGTCCACCGTGGCGACCTCCACGAATTAATGGTGAGCACGCTCGATCAGGATAATCTACATTTCGATAAGCGCCTGGTTGATGTCGATGACAGCGGCGATAAGGTCGTCATGACCTTCGCCGATGGCTCAATCGAAGAGGCCGACTTAGTCATTGGTGCTGATGGTGTTAATTCACGCCTGCGTGAGAAATTACTCGGCACTGAAGCGCCTATCTACAGCGGCTGGGTCGCCCATCGCGCCATTATTTCTGCTGAAAAGCTCAAAGCGTACGATCTGGACTTTGAGGCGTGCGTAAAGTGGTGGTCAGAAGATCGTCATATGATGGTTTATTTCGTTACCGGCGACGAAAAAGAGTATTACTACGTAACGGGCGTCCCCGAGCCCGACTGGAACCACGGCACCTCCTTCGTCGATAGCTCCCAGGAAGAAATGCGTACAGCGTTCAAAGGCTACCACCCCACCGTGCAAGCGCTGATCGACTGCACGGAAAGCGTCACGAAATGGCCGTTGCTTGAGCGTAATCCGCTACCCCTGTGGCATGAAAACCGCCTCGTATTGCTCGGTGATGCCTGCCACCCAATGAAGCCACATATGGCTCAAGGCGCCGCTATGGCGATTGAAGATGCCGCCATGCTGGTGCGCTGCCTGGAAGACGTTGGTGCTGACAATTATCAAGATGCTTTCGAGCTTTATCGCACCAATCGCTTTGAGCGTGCCTCGCGAGTGCAGCAGGTCTCCCACGACAATACATGGCTACGCGCAGATGAAGACCCGGCCTGGGTATTCGCCTACGATGCCTTTGAAGTACCACTGAAGCAACCTGACGCGATCAACGAAGGAAGCCCAGTATGA
- a CDS encoding alpha/beta fold hydrolase produces the protein MSSTYLYGANLHANGIRQHYLRFGGSATSSRQPLVLIPGITSPAITWGFVAERLGQHFDTYVLDVRGRGLSSTGPELAYDIDTCADDVIAFIDELGLDNVILAGHSMGARFALRAISRGAKGIAKLVLIDPPVSGPGRREYPSKLPWYVDSIRDCTRGADVETMRHYCPTWSDEQLRLRAEWLHTCFEPAIVQAFEEFHSVDIHQDLPNISVPTLLMCAGKGGVIQDEDRAEMIELMPTLRITTAENAGHMIPWDDFDGFFAAFEDFLGTQL, from the coding sequence ATGAGCAGCACCTATCTTTATGGCGCGAACCTACACGCCAACGGCATTCGCCAGCACTACCTGCGTTTCGGCGGCAGCGCCACGTCCTCGCGCCAGCCGCTGGTGCTGATACCGGGCATTACGAGCCCCGCTATCACCTGGGGATTTGTAGCCGAGCGGCTGGGCCAGCACTTCGACACCTACGTGCTGGATGTCCGTGGGCGCGGCTTATCGTCTACCGGCCCCGAGCTCGCTTACGACATCGACACCTGCGCTGACGATGTGATTGCGTTTATTGATGAGCTAGGGCTCGACAATGTCATTCTGGCAGGCCACTCCATGGGCGCGCGCTTTGCGCTTCGCGCCATAAGCCGCGGCGCAAAGGGCATCGCCAAGCTGGTACTGATCGACCCACCGGTCTCAGGACCAGGACGTCGAGAATATCCCAGCAAGCTGCCGTGGTATGTGGACTCGATTCGTGACTGCACGCGTGGCGCCGACGTTGAGACTATGCGTCACTACTGCCCGACCTGGAGTGACGAGCAGCTGCGGCTGCGCGCCGAGTGGCTGCATACCTGCTTTGAGCCCGCCATTGTTCAGGCGTTTGAAGAGTTTCACAGCGTCGATATCCACCAAGACCTCCCCAACATCAGCGTGCCTACCCTGCTGATGTGCGCGGGCAAAGGCGGCGTTATTCAAGATGAAGATCGCGCTGAAATGATTGAGCTGATGCCCACCCTGCGTATTACCACCGCAGAAAACGCGGGCCACATGATTCCCTGGGATGACTTCGACGGCTTTTTTGCCGCTTTTGAAGACTTCCTCGGTACACAACTCTAA
- a CDS encoding maleate cis-trans isomerase family protein has translation MTHTTMTKTYRIGQIVPSSNVTMETEIPAMLAARQLIRPERFTFHSSRMRMKTVSKDELAAMDAESDRCALELSDAAVDVMGYACLVAIMAMGPGYHRESQQRLRSRTKENGCDTPVVTSAGALVDALGVMKAKRVVVVAPYMKPLTEMVVDYIRQEGIEVLDYRALEIPNNLDVARHDPANLPDIVASLDLSNVDAIVLSACVQMPSLPAVAKVEALTGKPVVTAAIATTYAMLKALDLEPIVPGAGALLSGAY, from the coding sequence ATGACTCACACCACCATGACCAAAACATACCGTATCGGCCAGATCGTCCCCAGCTCAAACGTCACCATGGAAACGGAAATTCCGGCCATGCTGGCGGCACGGCAGCTGATTCGCCCCGAACGCTTTACCTTTCACTCCAGCCGCATGCGTATGAAAACCGTCAGCAAGGACGAGCTCGCAGCGATGGACGCTGAGTCAGACCGCTGCGCATTGGAGCTTTCCGATGCTGCGGTCGATGTGATGGGCTACGCCTGTCTAGTCGCGATCATGGCCATGGGGCCTGGCTATCACCGCGAATCACAACAGCGCTTACGCAGCCGCACCAAAGAGAACGGCTGCGATACCCCGGTGGTGACGAGCGCGGGTGCGTTGGTCGATGCACTAGGCGTGATGAAAGCCAAACGCGTTGTCGTGGTAGCGCCCTATATGAAGCCACTCACCGAGATGGTGGTTGATTACATTCGCCAAGAAGGCATTGAAGTGCTTGATTACCGGGCACTCGAAATCCCTAATAACCTGGATGTCGCCCGCCACGATCCCGCTAATCTTCCTGACATTGTCGCTAGCCTCGATTTAAGCAACGTCGATGCCATCGTGCTATCAGCCTGTGTGCAAATGCCATCGCTGCCGGCGGTTGCCAAGGTAGAGGCACTAACCGGCAAACCGGTCGTGACCGCTGCAATCGCCACTACCTACGCCATGCTTAAAGCGCTCGATTTAGAGCCTATTGTTCCAGGGGCGGGTGCACTTTTATCCGGTGCTTATTAA
- a CDS encoding N-carbamoylsarcosine amidohydrolase codes for MPPHTTDVSDDAVDSTATDNYKGVWDGRIGFGTKPALLVVDFMQGYTTPGSPLFAQGVVDAVANMPTLLAAARRSGTPVIHTNILYHAPDQIDGGIWVKKAPVMRAMVAGNPYAAFCPEVTPGEDELVMTKQYASAFFGTSLASTLVAMGVDTLIITGCSTSGCIRATAVDGLQHGFRVIVVRDCVGDRHPAPHEANLFDIDSKYGDVISLNETLDYLATS; via the coding sequence ATGCCGCCACACACTACTGATGTCAGCGATGACGCTGTTGATAGCACTGCCACGGACAACTACAAAGGCGTTTGGGATGGGCGCATCGGATTTGGCACCAAGCCTGCGCTGCTTGTGGTCGATTTCATGCAGGGCTACACCACGCCTGGCTCACCGCTATTTGCCCAGGGCGTTGTCGATGCCGTTGCTAATATGCCGACGCTTTTAGCCGCCGCGCGACGCAGTGGTACTCCGGTCATCCACACCAATATTCTGTATCACGCGCCGGATCAAATCGACGGCGGCATCTGGGTTAAAAAAGCACCTGTGATGCGAGCCATGGTGGCAGGCAACCCGTACGCAGCGTTCTGCCCCGAAGTAACGCCTGGCGAAGATGAGCTGGTGATGACCAAGCAGTATGCCAGCGCCTTCTTCGGCACCTCGCTTGCTTCAACGCTCGTCGCCATGGGGGTCGATACACTGATCATCACCGGCTGCTCAACCAGCGGCTGCATCCGCGCTACTGCGGTTGACGGCCTACAGCACGGCTTTCGCGTGATCGTCGTGCGCGACTGCGTCGGCGACCGCCACCCAGCACCACACGAAGCCAATCTGTTTGATATCGATAGTAAGTACGGGGATGTGATTAGCCTGAATGAAACCTTGGATTACTTAGCCACTAGCTAG
- a CDS encoding MarR family winged helix-turn-helix transcriptional regulator, with amino-acid sequence MTTDSALHHSSAGEHPTPSEQGYDFSEQVGHLLRKAYQRHTAIFQRYSSDKQLTAIQFVTLCTVMERGPSSLTDIVNVTAIDPATIRGVIKRLKARGWISLTTDPNDQRKVMVVITELGAELVENMVPSAKQISDQTMQNLNPAERVALMHLLEKMNADS; translated from the coding sequence ATGACAACGGATAGTGCGCTTCATCACTCGTCGGCCGGTGAGCATCCTACGCCTTCAGAGCAAGGCTATGATTTTTCAGAACAAGTGGGGCACCTGCTACGTAAAGCCTATCAGCGCCACACGGCTATTTTTCAACGATACAGTAGCGATAAACAGCTAACGGCTATCCAGTTTGTGACGCTGTGTACGGTGATGGAACGTGGTCCCAGCTCGTTAACTGATATCGTCAATGTCACAGCGATAGACCCGGCGACGATCCGTGGCGTTATTAAACGCCTCAAGGCCCGCGGATGGATCTCGCTGACCACGGACCCTAATGATCAGCGAAAAGTGATGGTCGTCATCACTGAGTTGGGCGCTGAGCTGGTCGAAAATATGGTACCCAGCGCCAAGCAAATCAGCGATCAGACCATGCAAAATCTCAATCCTGCAGAGCGCGTTGCGCTGATGCATCTGCTCGAAAAAATGAACGCGGATAGCTAG
- a CDS encoding molybdopterin cofactor-binding domain-containing protein gives MADKSNYTRQSLLHEPDLLVVYRDPITPPKPAPGQPGTLSLFTPIEPEIFIAILSDSHIVAFNGHVDLGTGIRTSLAQIVAEELSTAFDSVTMVLGNPFDVPNQGPTIASATIQITAEPLRRAAAQAREYLLTLAAKHFGVERSLLSCQHGAIHFSSTIQPNDKHQPSISFGALLQGARHALKLDDRAPLKPASDYTLVGQAMARVDIPDKVTGKLTFVHDFRLPDMLHGRVVRPPYVGHDKGAFIGTSLVAVDKSSVAHLPGVISVVVIGDFIGVVAEREEQAAAAAKQLKVEWRPVEGLPQLDNIEQALLDLPSKQRMLIDEGDLDSALSAASQPLNRSYVWPFQLHGSIGPSCSVADAQAGTIHVWSGTQNPHSLRADLARLTGLDESVITVTRMETSGCYGRNCADDVGADAALLSQAVGRPVRVQLTREQEHTWEPKGAAQYMAIEGGLNADGSPAGYRFSSRYPSNSAPTLALLLTGAAPPIDIPFEMGDRTSVPPYHYPHRQIICDDVPTLVRASWLRGVSALPNTFAHESYIDELACLANEDPVAYRLRNLPDARACELIEALVQRANWKTGIANKNPKKDADWCYGRGFAYAQYVHSKFPGFGAALAAWVVELKVNTKSGRIVVERLFVGQDAGLMVNPAGVRHQVHGNVIQMLSRTLKERVTFEDSLPTSREWGGYPVLRFSDLPAIDVMLLDRPELPPLGVGESTSLPGAPAIANALFDATGVRFTHPPFTPDNVRETIIARF, from the coding sequence ATGGCGGATAAATCAAACTATACAAGACAGTCACTGCTGCATGAGCCAGATCTTCTGGTTGTCTATAGAGATCCTATAACGCCGCCCAAACCAGCCCCAGGTCAACCTGGCACCCTTTCTCTCTTCACGCCCATTGAGCCCGAGATATTCATCGCCATCTTGAGCGATAGCCATATCGTGGCATTCAACGGACACGTAGATCTCGGCACCGGCATACGCACATCGCTGGCACAAATCGTAGCGGAAGAGCTGAGCACGGCCTTCGATAGTGTCACCATGGTGCTCGGCAATCCCTTTGATGTGCCCAATCAAGGGCCCACCATTGCCAGTGCGACGATTCAGATTACCGCGGAACCTCTGCGCCGCGCAGCGGCACAGGCACGCGAATACCTGCTCACACTGGCCGCCAAACACTTTGGCGTCGAGCGCTCCCTACTAAGCTGCCAACACGGCGCTATTCATTTCAGCAGTACTATCCAGCCCAACGACAAGCATCAACCTTCAATTAGCTTTGGAGCACTACTACAGGGTGCACGCCATGCGTTGAAGCTAGATGATCGCGCACCGCTCAAGCCCGCCAGCGATTACACGCTAGTAGGTCAAGCCATGGCTCGCGTTGATATCCCGGATAAAGTCACGGGCAAATTAACCTTCGTCCATGACTTCCGCCTTCCCGACATGCTGCATGGACGAGTAGTTCGCCCCCCTTATGTAGGTCACGATAAGGGCGCGTTCATCGGCACCAGCTTGGTAGCCGTTGATAAAAGCTCTGTCGCTCATTTGCCAGGCGTGATTAGCGTTGTCGTAATAGGGGATTTTATCGGTGTCGTCGCTGAGCGTGAAGAGCAAGCCGCCGCCGCCGCTAAACAGCTTAAAGTCGAGTGGCGCCCAGTCGAAGGGCTTCCCCAACTGGACAATATTGAGCAAGCGCTACTGGATTTACCCAGCAAGCAGCGCATGCTCATTGACGAGGGTGATCTAGATAGCGCGCTTAGCGCGGCCAGCCAGCCGCTCAATCGCAGCTATGTTTGGCCTTTTCAACTGCATGGCTCGATAGGCCCTTCTTGCTCAGTGGCTGATGCGCAAGCAGGCACGATTCACGTTTGGTCGGGAACACAGAATCCACATAGTTTGCGTGCAGACTTAGCGCGCCTAACCGGCTTAGATGAGAGCGTCATTACCGTCACGCGCATGGAGACGTCGGGCTGTTATGGCCGCAACTGCGCTGACGATGTGGGCGCCGACGCCGCGCTGCTTTCCCAGGCAGTCGGCCGCCCTGTTCGCGTGCAGTTAACGCGCGAGCAAGAACACACGTGGGAGCCCAAAGGAGCAGCTCAGTACATGGCTATTGAGGGCGGGCTGAACGCAGACGGTAGCCCAGCAGGCTATCGTTTTAGCTCACGCTATCCTTCTAACAGCGCGCCGACACTGGCGCTGCTTCTGACAGGTGCAGCGCCGCCGATCGATATCCCCTTTGAAATGGGCGACCGAACATCGGTGCCGCCCTATCATTACCCTCATCGACAAATCATTTGTGACGACGTGCCAACGCTTGTTCGTGCCTCTTGGCTTCGCGGCGTCTCGGCATTACCCAACACCTTCGCTCATGAAAGCTACATTGATGAACTGGCCTGTTTGGCAAACGAAGATCCCGTCGCTTACCGATTGCGCAACTTGCCTGACGCCCGCGCCTGCGAGCTTATTGAAGCGCTCGTACAGCGTGCGAACTGGAAAACAGGTATCGCCAATAAAAATCCGAAAAAAGACGCTGACTGGTGCTATGGCCGTGGCTTCGCTTATGCGCAATACGTGCACAGTAAATTTCCAGGCTTTGGCGCGGCACTCGCCGCCTGGGTTGTCGAGCTTAAAGTGAATACGAAGAGCGGACGTATTGTCGTGGAACGGCTATTCGTAGGGCAGGATGCGGGCCTAATGGTGAATCCTGCCGGCGTTCGCCATCAGGTACATGGCAATGTCATTCAGATGCTAAGCCGTACCTTAAAAGAACGGGTAACTTTTGAAGATAGCCTACCCACCAGCAGGGAATGGGGTGGATATCCAGTGCTGCGTTTTTCTGATCTTCCTGCAATCGATGTCATGCTGCTTGATCGCCCGGAACTACCGCCACTAGGCGTAGGAGAATCCACATCACTACCCGGCGCTCCCGCGATTGCTAACGCGCTCTTCGATGCAACGGGCGTGCGATTCACTCATCCTCCTTTTACACCGGACAACGTTCGCGAGACGATAATCGCTCGGTTTTGA
- the katG gene encoding catalase/peroxidase HPI, with protein MSGKCPVMHGGNTSTGTSNKDWWPEGINLDILHQHDRKTNPMDADFDYREEVRKLDFDALKQDVHALMTDSQSWWPADWGHYGGLMIRMAWHSAGTYRLADGRGGGGTGSQRFAPLNSWPDNVSLDKARRLLWPIKKKYGNKISWADLMILAGTVAYESMGLPSYGFSFGREDVWHPEKDIYWGNEKEWLAPSDERYGDVEKPETMENPLAAVQMGLIYVNPEGVNGVPDPLKTAQQVRETFARMAMNDEETAALTAGGHTVGKCHGNGDAGALSAVPEGSSVENQGFGWGNPAMGGKASNAVSSGIEGAWTTNPTQFDMGYFDLLFGYEWELKKSPAGAHQWEPVNIKEEDKPVDASDPSVRRNPIMTDADMAMKMDPAYRAICEKFMADPAYFQKTFAKGWFKLTHRDLGPKARYIGPEVPAEDLIWQDPVPAGNTDYSEEVVKHSIAESGLSISEMVSTAWDSARTYRGSDMRGGANGARIRLAPQKDWEGNEPARLAKVLAAYEQIAADTGASLADVIVLAGSVAIEKAAKAAGYDVRVPFLKGRGDASAEMTDGESFEPLEPLADGFRNWQKKDYAVKPEELLLDRAQLMGLTGPEMTALIGGMRVLGTNYGGTQQGVFTDREGQLTNDFFVNLTDMGNTWKPVGKNAYEIRDRQTNALKWTASHIDLVFGANSVLRSYAEVYAQDDNDEKFVKDFVAAWAKVMNADRFDIA; from the coding sequence ATGAGCGGTAAATGTCCTGTCATGCATGGTGGTAACACCTCCACGGGCACGTCGAATAAAGACTGGTGGCCTGAAGGGATTAATCTGGATATTTTGCACCAGCATGACCGCAAAACGAATCCGATGGATGCTGATTTTGACTACCGGGAAGAGGTCAGAAAACTCGATTTTGACGCGCTGAAGCAAGATGTTCATGCGCTAATGACCGACAGCCAGTCGTGGTGGCCAGCCGATTGGGGCCACTACGGCGGCTTAATGATTCGTATGGCATGGCATTCTGCGGGCACCTATCGCCTTGCCGACGGCCGTGGTGGCGGTGGTACCGGCAGCCAACGTTTTGCACCGCTCAACTCCTGGCCGGACAACGTCAGCCTTGATAAAGCGCGCCGTCTGCTATGGCCGATCAAGAAAAAGTACGGTAACAAAATTAGCTGGGCCGACCTGATGATTCTGGCGGGCACGGTGGCTTATGAATCCATGGGCCTTCCTTCCTACGGCTTTTCGTTTGGCCGTGAAGACGTCTGGCATCCGGAAAAAGATATTTACTGGGGCAATGAGAAAGAGTGGCTGGCGCCTTCTGATGAGCGTTACGGCGACGTTGAAAAGCCTGAAACCATGGAAAACCCCCTAGCTGCGGTGCAGATGGGGCTTATCTACGTCAACCCTGAAGGCGTTAACGGCGTGCCTGATCCGCTCAAGACGGCTCAGCAGGTGCGTGAAACTTTCGCCCGCATGGCCATGAACGATGAAGAAACCGCCGCGCTCACCGCCGGTGGCCACACCGTGGGTAAATGTCACGGCAATGGTGATGCGGGGGCGCTCAGTGCCGTGCCCGAAGGATCATCTGTTGAGAACCAGGGATTTGGCTGGGGTAATCCGGCCATGGGCGGCAAGGCAAGCAATGCCGTGAGCTCCGGTATTGAAGGCGCCTGGACGACCAATCCTACGCAGTTCGATATGGGCTATTTTGACCTGCTGTTTGGCTATGAGTGGGAACTGAAGAAGAGCCCGGCAGGCGCCCACCAGTGGGAGCCCGTGAATATCAAAGAAGAAGATAAGCCGGTTGATGCCAGCGATCCTTCTGTTCGTCGCAATCCGATCATGACCGATGCAGACATGGCGATGAAGATGGACCCGGCCTATCGCGCCATTTGCGAAAAATTCATGGCTGATCCGGCTTATTTCCAAAAGACCTTCGCCAAAGGGTGGTTCAAACTGACCCACCGTGACCTAGGCCCAAAAGCCCGCTACATCGGCCCGGAAGTACCTGCCGAAGATTTGATCTGGCAGGATCCGGTTCCGGCGGGCAATACCGATTACAGCGAAGAAGTGGTGAAACACAGCATCGCCGAAAGCGGCCTGAGTATCAGCGAGATGGTTAGCACTGCCTGGGACAGCGCGCGGACTTACCGCGGCTCTGACATGCGTGGCGGTGCCAACGGTGCTCGCATTCGCTTAGCGCCCCAGAAAGATTGGGAAGGCAACGAGCCTGCGCGTCTCGCCAAAGTGCTGGCAGCATACGAGCAGATTGCTGCCGATACCGGCGCGAGCCTTGCCGACGTGATTGTTCTGGCCGGCAGTGTGGCGATCGAAAAAGCCGCTAAAGCAGCAGGTTATGATGTTCGCGTGCCCTTCCTGAAAGGGCGTGGCGATGCCTCTGCTGAGATGACCGACGGTGAATCGTTTGAGCCGCTAGAGCCGCTGGCAGACGGGTTCCGCAACTGGCAGAAGAAAGACTATGCGGTGAAACCCGAAGAACTGCTGCTCGACCGCGCCCAGTTGATGGGGCTCACAGGCCCCGAAATGACCGCGCTGATCGGCGGAATGCGCGTACTGGGCACCAACTACGGCGGTACTCAGCAAGGTGTATTTACCGACCGTGAAGGCCAGTTGACCAACGACTTCTTCGTCAACTTGACGGACATGGGCAATACCTGGAAGCCGGTAGGTAAAAATGCCTATGAGATTCGCGACCGTCAAACGAATGCTCTCAAATGGACTGCTTCGCACATTGACCTAGTGTTCGGCGCGAACTCAGTTCTGCGTTCCTACGCAGAAGTGTATGCGCAGGACGATAACGACGAGAAGTTTGTTAAAGACTTCGTCGCAGCCTGGGCGAAAGTGATGAACGCGGATCGATTTGATATTGCGTAA
- a CDS encoding aldo/keto reductase, translating into MSNFFQRFNAVNAPSIGLGCMNLSHGYGSIVPESAALRALDEAFDMGYRHFDTATLYGGTANERLVGRALEGKRHQLFLASKCGLAIDPESGKRVIDGRPATLRKQCEASLARLRTDHLDLYYLHRLDRQVPVEESVGALGRLMEEGKIGGVGLSEVSATTLRRAAAEYPVAAVQSEYSLWTRNPEIALIDACHETGTAMVAFSPLGRGFLAGAVQDPMRLEEGDMRRNMPRFSAENYPHNVTLFERLAALAQALSVTPGQLALAWLTSKGSHIIPIPGTRTPAHMRENLAAQTLRLDDITLTQLDAMMTPDQVAGARYSEAQQADIDTEEFTA; encoded by the coding sequence ATGTCGAATTTTTTCCAACGTTTTAATGCTGTTAATGCCCCTTCGATTGGGCTTGGCTGCATGAATCTTTCCCATGGTTACGGCAGCATCGTGCCTGAAAGTGCTGCCCTGCGAGCGCTTGATGAGGCCTTTGATATGGGCTATCGCCACTTCGATACCGCTACGCTGTACGGTGGCACCGCTAATGAGCGTTTGGTCGGACGCGCCCTGGAGGGCAAGCGGCACCAGCTGTTTCTGGCCAGTAAATGCGGCTTGGCTATTGACCCTGAGTCAGGCAAGCGGGTGATTGACGGCCGCCCGGCAACATTGCGCAAACAGTGCGAAGCGAGCCTTGCGCGGCTGCGTACCGACCATTTAGATCTCTACTACCTGCACCGCTTGGATCGCCAAGTCCCCGTTGAAGAGAGCGTAGGCGCGCTAGGGCGCTTGATGGAAGAGGGCAAAATTGGCGGCGTGGGGTTGTCTGAAGTTTCCGCCACAACGTTGCGCCGCGCGGCGGCTGAATACCCCGTTGCGGCCGTGCAGTCGGAATACTCGCTGTGGACGCGCAATCCTGAAATCGCGCTGATTGATGCGTGCCATGAGACGGGCACGGCGATGGTCGCGTTTAGTCCCTTGGGGCGGGGCTTTTTGGCCGGCGCGGTTCAAGATCCAATGCGTCTTGAAGAGGGCGATATGCGTCGTAATATGCCGCGCTTTAGTGCCGAGAACTATCCGCACAATGTCACGCTGTTTGAGCGCTTAGCTGCGTTGGCGCAGGCATTAAGCGTCACACCAGGGCAGCTGGCGCTTGCGTGGTTGACGTCGAAAGGCAGCCACATTATCCCTATTCCGGGCACGCGTACGCCTGCCCATATGCGCGAAAACTTAGCGGCGCAAACGCTGCGTCTTGATGACATCACCCTGACACAGCTGGATGCCATGATGACGCCAGACCAAGTGGCGGGTGCCCGCTACAGCGAAGCACAGCAGGCGGATATCGACACCGAGGAGTTCACCGCGTAG